Part of the Choloepus didactylus isolate mChoDid1 chromosome 27, mChoDid1.pri, whole genome shotgun sequence genome is shown below.
TTCTGAGCAGGGTGGGCTGGTCTCCACAGGCTTATTTCCTGCTTTGGGGCAGGAGTGGGGAGGCCGTGAGTCTGCTCACAATGGTCAAGGACATGGCCCAGGCCCCAACAGCCCTGGCCCAGCCCAGTAGGGAACTGATGGGGACACAAGGGTGGAGGCTGCCTGACTCAGGCGCCCCACGAAGGACTCAGCTTGTCAGCAGTCACACGTAGAGAAGACAATGATTTGGAGGTAAGGGATGAAGATCAAACCAGCGGCAGCCCCCCGTTTGGCCTGCCCCACACTTGCACATCTCACACCACCTCCCAGCTCACGGCCATGCAGTGCACATCTGCTGCCCCCAACCCGCAGGCACAAGGAGCCCTGGGTCTGGCCCACCTGCCAAGCACCTGCTCCACCCCATCACCCTCCCGAGGTTTGGAAACCTCTGCAGAAAAAGCTAAGGACCAGGCGAGGGGTCTGCATGTAGACAGGAAGACCCTTGTACACCTGAAGAGCACCATTGGGCTTAAAGGGAAGTGGATGCAGGCAGTGGGGCCAGGCCGTCACCCCACTTAAGTCCCCCACCACTCAAGGACCGAGAAACTGGTGAAGTTTTTATTAAATCCACAGAAGTAAAAACCATATCGTGAGGGGCTGGGGTACAGGGCCACCAGGGAGTGGAAGCCAGGCCACCGGAAGGGGGAGACAGGACAGAGAAGAGCCAGGCCAAGCTGGCCATGGGGGCCCCAGCCTCAGAGGCCATCACTGGGACCACCAGGCAGCTCTGGGGCCCCCAAGCCAGCTCCCGGCAGGCTCAGAGGTGGAGGCTCCACCAGCACTGCTGAGAACTTGGTGTCACCAAAGGCCTCGTTCATGCGTGTCTCGAAGAAGCGCTGCAGACCGATGATGGACTGCACGTCCGCCTTGTCCTGGGGCCAGGTAGGGGTGTGGTCAGCTGCCCCAGGCTCTGCCCACCCTCAGCCCACCCCTgggtcccaccccacccctctgccAAGCTCACCTCTGTCAGCTTATTGAACTGTTTGAACATGCGGCCCACGTCCTGCGCAAACTCCTGGGGGGAGCTGTAAGGGGGGGACAACTTCTCCTGGAGGCGAGCACGGATCAGCGTCAAGTCCAGGGTACCACCGGGCTGGTCCTGGGGGGTGGGCAGCACACAACTGAGTGGACGCGGGGCAGGCaggtccccctccccccaccccccgctcccCTCCCAGTCCCAGGACTCACCAGGGTGAAAGTGGAGTCAGTGGCCAGCTGGTGCAGGGGACGGCAAGGCTCGTGGCAGAACAAGGCCAGCAGGACACGCTCACACTTCTACAGACAGCACAGGGACCAGATGTCAGAGCCACCAGCCCCACCCCGACCCCCCCAAGCTAGGAACCTGCCCTGGTCCTCACCCGCTGGTTGGTTGGCGAGAGCTTGGCCACCACACCAGCACTATCAGCCCCATCCAGGCTGAGGCTGCCATCCTCCTCCTTTAGGTCCGGGAGCACGTGGCAGAGCGAGCAGCTCCACTCCTCCCTGGGGTGGGTGGAGAAGACAGTGAGGGGCTaggacccccaccccatcccacccaacCACACCCAGTCCAGCCCCACCCAGGCCTGCACCCTGGCACGTCCTGCAGGGCTGGCAGGTGGCAGTCCAGGTGGAAGCAGAACTCGCACTGGTTGCACATGACCAGGTCGCCTGGTTTCTGGCAGACACGACAGATGGTGGCGCTATCATCCAGGGTGCCCGGGCCACCAGCTGGGGCCGAGGCGCCCTCAGGAGCCACCACTTCCAGACCCGAGCTGGTGCTGCCACTGGGTGAAGCCAGGCGGGGGCCCTCAGCGCCAGGACCCTCTGTCAGGGGCATCAGCACAGGCTTGGTTTCAGGGCCCTCGGTGGCAGCAGGGGGGGCTCCAATGGCAGCCTCAGTCTCTTCTTCCTGCAAAGTGGCAAGGGGCAGTCAGCAGAGTCCAAAGTGGGTGGCAGGTGTCCCCCAGTGGCCCCCAAAGCTCACCTTGACAATGGCCATACCAGGGAGGGGCGGAGCCCCAGGGGCGCCAGGGGGTGCAGTCCCAGGTGGGCCAGCAGCAGCCGCAGCGCCACCACGCTCGATGACAATCAGATTGTAGTCCTCGGTGGTGCTACCTGGGAACACCTTGAAGACGGGTGGCTGGCTGTCAGCTGTCAGGTCCAGGTCCAGGCGCTCGAGGCTCACCCGTGGCACCTTACGCATGAGGCCGCTCACTTCGCCCTCACCTGAGCGGGACCTGCAGGACAGGGCTTGGCGTGAGGTCCAAGCCTAGGCCCAGCCCACCACCCCAGGGACCTCTCCACTCACCGCTTCACACCCGACACGTGGGGCTCTGCACTGGAGTAGGGGTCATCTGCGTGGAGACGGAGGGAAGAAGGCACCAGGTCGGGGTGGGCACAGGGCGCCAGTCCCCAtgcccccacccagctgtcaCTGGTGCCAGAAGAGAATGCAGCAGCCACCCAGCTGGGCAGACTCACTCACCTGACCCGAAACCGTAGCCTTCCTGCACCTCCATGGACTGTGGGCAGAGCGGAGTTGGCAAACTCAGGCTGGGGCCTGCAGGGCCTggtgccctctcccctcccctgcccacacCCTGCTCACCTGGCTGCTACTAGCACCCTGCTTGCTCAGGGGCCCAGGTGCCCGTGGGGGAGCCATGGGTGAAGGGCCAGTCGAGTTGGTGCCAGGACGCTCTGCCACAATCTTGCCTGAAGGGAGGGAGCAAGAAGCATTAGAAGGGGCAGTGCCCCAGGGCAGGGGGCCAGGAAGGGGTGCCAGGACCCACCGAAGGCCTCAGCACTCTTGGTCCAGGCATTGAGGTCCCACTGGAACTTCATCTCGCCGTGCGGCTCCACAGGGTCCACAATCATCTTGAGCGCACGATGCAGCTGGAAGTAGATCTGGGGGCAAGGAGAGTGTTAGTGGGAGGGTGGCAGCCCCCCACCCAAAGCCCACCAGGACCCCTGGCCTGCCCACCCCGCACCAGCTTCTTGGAGAGTAACAGGGCAGTGTTGTTGTCACTCTCCAGGGCCCATGAGGCGAAGCGCAGAATGTGCTCCTGGTGCTTCTGGATCTTGGTCATGGTCCAGTGCTGCCGTTCCAACCGCTCCTGCTGACCCTCGGTCACCTTCTGTGGGGATGGGGGATTGGGCAAGGGGGACAGCGTCAGCAGGAGGAGAGACCCCAGGACCCTTCCAGCCCAAAAGGAGAGACCAGACCTGGGCGTCGTTGACCAGCACGCGGCCCCGTTTATTCAGCTCCTTCATGATCTGCAGGATGGCCATCTTGACATCCACCTGCACACGCTTCTGCACGTCAGACACCTGGCGGATCCTGCAAGAGGGGGGATGGGTCAGGCCAGGTGCACACAGCCAAGTCCCCCCACGGCCCTGGCATCCCCACTTACGAGCTGCGAACCTCCTTGGTGCTCTTCTGCAGCGTCGCGTGCTTGTCCCCCAGGCGCTTCACCAGTGAAGCCAGGAGCTTGCGCTGGTTCCTCACTGCATCCTCCAGGAACTGGTACCTGTGGGTCAAAGGGGCTGTAGTGCTGAGCACAGGGGACAGCGCTCCACACCACCCTCCCCAAGCCAGCCGCGAGACTCACTGGTGGTCCTTGTGGGCATTGAGCTGGCAGTCCCGGCAGGTGAGGGTGTCGCAGCTCTCACAGAACAGCACAAGGGGCTCGTGCTTGTGCACGTTGCAGTAGACAGTGCGCTCACCGTCCCGTGACTTGGCTGGCCCTGTGGGGCAGACACTCTGAGACGGACCCTCACCCTTGGCCACCCACACCTCAGGCACCCCTCAGAAGGCGCAGGCAGCACAAGGAGTGCCACCCTGCACCCCAGCCTGCCAGATGTCCTTGTCCTCCTCGTTTCtgagaacagaagagaaagacaCTCCACACCGCTTCCTTCTGCCCCAGGTGTGTATGTCAAGAGAGCTCCTACCCACCCGCCTGCTGACAACACCTGACCCTTGGTTCTTTCTTTTCTATCCATAGCAGGTCTGCACAGCAAAGAGTATTCCAGCCACTGCAGCACCAACGCCTATACAAGAAGGAGCCGAGCAGAGACGGAAAAAACAAGGGCCTAGGAACACCCTGCCTGTGTTCGGCTGTGGTTCCCTCAAGAGCCATGTCTGCTGGCCTCCCTTTTACATCCCAGCAAAGCCAGGCCACACACCACTTACTACCTGAGGGCCCAAAGAGGCCTTACCCAGCACTACTCATCTTGGATGGGTAACACCCTGGGACCAAAATGAGACACCCACCCTACCAGAAAGCTGCCCTGGCACatcggccctccctccctcctccccatcgGGCCCTGTGACAGCCCACCCAGCCCAAGGCACATGGTACTGGAACACAAAGCAGCCAGGCTTCAGTACCCCCAACACTGCCCTCCAAGGCATCCAACTCTGCCCTAAACCCAAAAGCCACTGTGGACTCCTGTTCCCTGCTCTTGGCTACTCAGGCCCACATCCCAGTTCTCCAGGCTGAGAAGAACTACACCTTAGCTCCTGAAAGGCGTTCTGGGCCAGATCCCAGGACACTCAGGGCTCCCCAAGCCCCTTTCCACGCCAGAGCCGGCATGTGAGCAGAAACTGGAAACACTACCCGTAGCTCTGGGTGTTAATCATCCCACAGCTGGGACATTTTCGGCCTGTCACTGCCAGGCCATGCCCCAAGACCTCAATTTCCCCAACACTGCCTCAAGCCAGGATACCAGAGAACCCCAAACCCAGGCAGCCTCTAACATCGTTCACCAAGGACACTGGCTTTCCCTATCTGTACCCACCTTTCCCTGCCTAGACCGTCCCCAGAACCAGGTCCTCTGACAAGCCTCCCCAATACCACACACCCCCTG
Proteins encoded:
- the TRIM28 gene encoding transcription intermediary factor 1-beta, translating into MAASAAAASAATAASASPGPGEGSAGGEKRASASASSAAAAASAAASASASSPAAGGGEALELLEHCGVCRERLRPEREPRLLPCLHSACNACLGPAAPTSANSSGDGGAAGDGAVVDCPVCKQQCFSKDIVENYFMRDSGNKAATDAQDANQCCTSCEDNAPATSYCVECSEPLCETCVEAHQRVKYTKDHTVRSTGPAKSRDGERTVYCNVHKHEPLVLFCESCDTLTCRDCQLNAHKDHQYQFLEDAVRNQRKLLASLVKRLGDKHATLQKSTKEVRSSIRQVSDVQKRVQVDVKMAILQIMKELNKRGRVLVNDAQKVTEGQQERLERQHWTMTKIQKHQEHILRFASWALESDNNTALLLSKKLIYFQLHRALKMIVDPVEPHGEMKFQWDLNAWTKSAEAFGKIVAERPGTNSTGPSPMAPPRAPGPLSKQGASSSQSMEVQEGYGFGSDDPYSSAEPHVSGVKRSRSGEGEVSGLMRKVPRVSLERLDLDLTADSQPPVFKVFPGSTTEDYNLIVIERGGAAAAAGPPGTAPPGAPGAPPLPGMAIVKEEETEAAIGAPPAATEGPETKPVLMPLTEGPGAEGPRLASPSGSTSSGLEVVAPEGASAPAGGPGTLDDSATICRVCQKPGDLVMCNQCEFCFHLDCHLPALQDVPGEEWSCSLCHVLPDLKEEDGSLSLDGADSAGVVAKLSPTNQRKCERVLLALFCHEPCRPLHQLATDSTFTLDQPGGTLDLTLIRARLQEKLSPPYSSPQEFAQDVGRMFKQFNKLTEDKADVQSIIGLQRFFETRMNEAFGDTKFSAVLVEPPPLSLPGAGLGAPELPGGPSDGL